The Malaclemys terrapin pileata isolate rMalTer1 chromosome 7, rMalTer1.hap1, whole genome shotgun sequence nucleotide sequence GGGGGAGCTCCACAGCAGGTCTGCCCAGCCCAGGCCTGTGTGAGGAGGGGAGAAGTTATCTATACATTTCATATAGCAGCCAGCTGGGGAGGAGTCAGATGTCTCCAGTGGATATAAACCTTGGCAGAaattgcatgggggggggggggggacatgaccCACCCCACAAGTCACTTCTGCCTTTTAGGTTCCAAGACTAGCTGCTGCAAGAAGTAGTCATTAATGGTGTTTAGAAATttaatctctgcatcctgtcctgaggtcaCATGTTCCCAGACAATGTGGAGATAGTTGAAATGCACCAttgttattgggttttctgtttttctagcctctctaatctctctgagcatttTACAGCATGATGACCCTTGCAGCTCCTTCTGAccttatggttctatgattctatgtgccaAAGGATGGTCTCAAGGAACGCACATAGATGGGTGCATCAGTCTAAACAGTCTGCAAGCATTTTACTGAGTGACAATATTGACCAACTTTAGGGATGCTGCAAAGATCACGGATTGGGAGGTGTCAGATCCTGCACTAATGAGCCTGATAGAGGAAGGGGTCCAGGGAATATAGGTAGCATCTCCATTACTAATTTGTTGCATTTATCTGGCCTATGACTGATGTGGGGGGCTGTGATCATTCACAAAAATTACAAAAAGTATGAGGCAGATTGATAATGTCTCATTGAAATACCCAGGAAAATCCTTCACCCCAGAAGGGGCAGACTTTAAAGACTCTCTTTAAATAAAGCCCAAAGCAAAGAGCCTTGGCACCTGTAAATGCTGGTGGAAGTACCAATAAGACTTTCTTGAGTATTGAAAGGACCCGCCCACGTTACAATACCTGCTCCTTGCCTTTGTATTAGAAATCAGTAGGACGCTCAAAAGCATTTTCAGGTTGACGAGCCCAGCCGCGCTTCTTCCCGGAGACCGCCTTTCAGCTTGTGTTTGGCGCCTGCCCAGGGGGGCCTGGTGATTGGCCGCTTTGAATATCTCGGCGCGACGCTATTGGTGGAGCGGGGGCGGCTTGGCGCGGTTAGTTCGAATCGACCCCGCACAGGCGCTTGCAGCGTCCTCTTTCCGAGCCTCGCTGTGTGGGGTTGTTCCTGCGGCAAGGGAGGGAGGTGAGTGACCGACCGAGCGAGCGGCTGCTCGAGCCGGGGCCCGCTGcgtgaggtgaggtgaggtgcgGTGCAGGGTCGGGTGGAGGtgtggggccggggtccgggccggtgAGGTGCGGGGGGTTGTACCGGGGGGTGTTTGGGAGGCGGGCGCCTCTCCGCCTGCTGAGCCCTCTGGGCAGGGGGGGCTTGCAGGAGAGCGGGGGTTTCTAGCCGGGAAACGGGCAGGAATCCGGGGGATCGGTCCCCCCGTGCTGAgcgggggatgggcagtgggtgaggaaagggccccggccccaccggcAGGATGGCGGGCTGGAGAGCGGGTGGCTGGCGCTGGGCCGCGCAAGGGCGAAGGGAATCGTCTCCCTTTATTTCCGTGCAAGCAGCGAAAGAGCCGGTGGCGGCTGCTAGGGCGATGGGCACTGGCAGCTGTCTGGCAAGGGCAGCCTCTGTGTCCTCCTGTTTCACCCCAGGCCTCTGGTAGCTCTGCAGCGTCCGGCCTGCCCGGGGCTAATGGCAGAGGGAACTGTTAATAAGATTAGGAGTAAATTGCACCTCCGTTTCATAGGTTAAATGCACCCATATTAACGAAATGTAGCAGTAGGGAtgtgtttaaaattttaaaatccaCTCTTTCTTTTGAAAGACGCTAAATCCCTGGCCTTACTTGTAACCACATCCGGCCAACGAGGCACggatattttgaacaaaaaaattaagCTCTCTAGCTCATACCATGCGAAGGTAAACAAACACCACAATCGCTGACAAATACACCAGACACTAAGTGGAGCACCCTAAAACTAACACACTTCTGTCTGAACTCACTGCTAGTAGATAAAAAGTAATGACCAAATACTGTTAATTGACAGAGATTAGAAAGGGGAAATACTTTAGTTTGTCTTTGAGCATTTGTTTATCGTCAGCTTCACTCTTTCCCTGCTCCTAGAAAACTTcctgtgtgtggtgtgtttttctAATACAACAGCACAGAAGAGCAAGAGTTAAATtaggaaaatgtaaataaaaccaTAAACTGGCATTAGGATTCCTGGGCAGACATAGCATCGGAATGACTGCTTTAAACTGTCAGATTGATAGTGCATCTTCAAACACTTTCAGTTTTTATAATCTAACTAATaatttaaacattatttaaaaacactataTGAATGTTAATGTGGTAACTTTGTATAAAAACACTGTAGGAATTCATGGTATATAGACACAGGATGGAAaggcctctgccccaaagagtttttcttttactgtgttcTCATGTGTTTGTAGTAAAATTGTCTTTGGGCAGTATTACTTACTTTttaaacccaccaccaccacctgaatTAAAGAGTTGGGTGATCAGGTTACCAACCTCATAGCCACCCCAAGacattctaataataataaaaaaaaaaagtcttcctcTAGAAGACTTCAGAGAATGAGGCTGTCAAACTATGTAGAAATTTATTTGAGAGCCCTTGAAATAACTTGTGTTAAGGATGTACTATTACCACATCCGtgtgaaaaaaatcttcatttcatTGTTGTAGTAAAGTTGTTTGAACAGTACTCACtcatgagcctgattctccttccCCATCTACAGATTTAACTGTTTACTTCATTATAAAATTGTATCAGAGTAaattaagtacagtaactccttgcttaacgttgtagttatgttcctgaaaaatgtgactttaagcaaaacgatgttaagcaaatccaatttccccataagaattactGTAAATaggtggggttaggttccagggaaatttttttcaccagacaaaaagctATATATtctatagatatacacacagtataagtgttaacaatttaatactgttcagagctatgatgattgtgaagcttgattgaggtggtgaagttagagggtggaagagggagggatagttCTAGGGAATGCCCTAAATGTTGAACTAGCACTccgctgagccctcaagggttaacacattgttgttaatgtagcctctcatcaaggcagcaggatcaggagggaggggagacagcatagcagacagagagacacacaccttgtgtgtgggagagagagagatgcacactgcccctttaagtaagctgacccactcttaagtgcattgtctttttaagtggatcaggaagttgagacagcagctgctgccccaagctctctctgtccatGTCCCCTCCTTGCTCTATATGGAGaaagggtaagcagggtgcaggagcaggggggaggggacaccccGACATTAGCCCTCCTGCTttgccccctgcacagcaagcaggagtctctgggagcagctccaaggcagggggcaggagcagcacatggcagtcgggggagggacagctgaactgctgattGAGAGCTTGCTGGGTGGCACTAGgcaacttaggggagcagggagctgcaatgggctgcccttcctacaagcagtggacaaagcaggtggcttcCAAACAATGTTAGAAGGGAGTATTGCGCaattttaaatgagcatgttccctaattgatcagcaacaaaacaacgttaaccgggatgactttaagtgaggagttactgtaaatgcCAATAATGATACATTAAATCCTTTCCAAACTTAATGTCTCTGCTTAGCAGTGTCAAATGAAATGGTTTGAGAAGTTGTACAGAAAATTACACGTGACATCCCCATCATGTGTTTAAACTCATCCCAGTATCCTTCCCCCTCTACCTTCACCTTAGTCTAGGACAGTAGTGGTGCTTGAGGTTTTTACTGTTGTGACACGTTCTTTTCAAAGCAAATATGTTCAGGGCCTTACTTTACTGTGTATTAGAGAAAATATTCATATATCTCTATTGAGTAAATGTCAGATTATTAAAGTATAGAAGTACAAGTTCTTTACTGTGAGTGAATTGGATGAGTTTGGGAAAGAAGGAGACAGGACCATTGGGTGAGTGCGTTGTGGGGAGCAGTCTTGGGGCAGCCTCTCCTATGCTTCCCATTATTCCCTCTTCACTCCCAAATCTGTTTCACTCTCCTCCCTACTGTTGAGGTTCCTGCCTCCTTCCTGTTCATTGTTTGTTCCTCCTGCTGGTGTCCAACCATTTCACTGCCCTTGGTGGTAGCACTgtaaagtgctgtcaaatgcaaagcaaaaaaataaagaaaaaattgaccccccccccccccccccactaactatttacatacaaaaactgcaatttttcttttttgagggCGTCTCTGACTATTTCCATTTGTGGTGTAAGCCTGCCCTCATATCAGCAATCAAAAgaaactaagggtacgtccagactacccgccgaatcggcaggtagtaatcaatctatcggggatcgatatattgcgtctagacgagacgcgatatatcaatccccgaacgcactcccgttgactccggaactccaccagggggAGCGGAGTCTATGGGGAAGCCGCagctgtcgatcccgcgctgtgagggcctgaggtaagtcgaaataagataacgtcgacttcagctacactattcccgtagctgaagttgcgtatcttacatcgacccctcccttctgcccccagtgtagaccatcCCTATGGGGTGGTTGGGGAGCCACTCTCCCATTTATATCTTCTGACCATGATATGAGAGGAAGGGTGACTGACCCCTGTGGACATAACTAGAAAATTCCCAACTCACAGCTCTCAAGTGTGAATGTGCAGAGGCAACACTCAAAGAACTATAGTTGTTTAACAGTAACTTCTTGTCTCGAGATCACTGCATCCCTGTTATGCACCTCCACCACCTATCCTAAAGCCTTACGCTGTTGTGAGTGGTTGGAACCCTGAATAAACACTGGTTGGGGGTTTTTTGCTTTGTTGTGGAGGTGTGAATAGTAAGGGAAATGTCTTCCCTGCTACTTTGTCATAACTGAGTTGGATGAATCCAAGTTTAAGCAGGATACAAAGCTCATGTGCACATTCAGAACCTTCCCAAACTAATATAATGTCTCACTATATAATGTATATTGGTGTCCTGGGACAAGCCATATATTCAATGGCCCCTTTGTATTCTGCTTTAGGATAGCAGCTACTTACCTCTGGTTTTGTtgtctcttcccccttctccccccctcccacctccccatttCAAGGTTAGTCCTAACAAATAGCAATGGATGACTACACAAAGATAGAGAAGATTGGTGAAGGTGAGTAGCACTTTTTTGATGATCCTTTGCACTATGTAATTTGACTTATCAATTTGTTAGACACTGAAGGAAGCTTATTCTGCTGCTATGTAAAGTCTTAGTACACTTAAGCTCCTGGATGAGTCTGTATAGATCTACAAAGTGAGATCTGACAAGATGACTCTGTGGCTCATCAAAATGAGTGCACAGGTGCATTCAAGCATCTTGGTATGGTGCCAATGGAGTAAGTGCAACCTCCTACCTGTGGTGTCAGTTGCCTGCATTCATGTTGAGGATTATCTCTGCGCATCTCCGATTGTATTCCACTCCTAACCCTTAGAGTGGGAGAATAGACTGTAGGCTTTGATGTCTGCCTCTACAGTTCAAGACCTTTTGGCTCCCTTAAAATTTGATGCACTGGTTGTCCCACAGATTGTGCTGTGGCATAAAAGCAGTTGTGTCCTGTTTACATTCTCTTCTGGGGGCACATGTAGAAGAAAAGTAGTATCAGTTTCTGTGATATCCTGGCTCTGGACTACATCCTGCCCATGGAAGTGGTATGATCTGATATCTTTCATTTAACTATGAAGACGCTAAGTCAATGGCACTGCTGTGCAGAAGTAACGTTAGTCTCTTGTAATGCACGCACAAAGCATGTTACTGTGGAAGAAGATCGCTTTTGTGCTATGTATTGAATTCCTCTGTGCAGGTATTATCCACATTCTTTGTGCTTTAATTAAAGTTAGTTTACGCAGTTAGGGATCACTTTATAAAGTAGAAGATTATGTACAGTCTTTCCATAAACTCCAGATTTTATGTAGACTTGAGATTTTGCACCAAGTTCTTTGGCCTAATGAGACTTTGCAACAAATTGTCTCGGGCTTTATGAGAGAGAATGGCTAAACCTAGAGTCTATTCACTTTTATAAATCTGCTTGTTATGGGAAATCACTGTTGTAAAACACTTACATACTGTACTGTATGAAGTTATGCGCCTTCTGAAGTATTACATGTATAcaaagatctttaaaaaaaatatgggttTGTTTTCCTGTTAAAGAACTTTAATCTTTCGTGTGTATCAGCtcaatttaaaaagcaaagaacTAAAAATGCTTCAAGAAAAGTACGAAAACAGGCCACCTTTTAACAATATCTTTGTACAACTTTCATTTTAGTGTAACAAAGCTAACTTTATCATGAACTAAAGTACAAAAATcccagtttaaaacaaactagCTTCCTTAAAATTTAAATACTCTCTATATGGCTCAGAATTCGATTTGTGGAAGTAATCCCAAAGTTTTAATCTGGCTTTCCCAGCTGCCCAAACATTAATGGCACTATCCATTTCTGGCATGCAGCACATAAAACATCACTGATAGCGTAGATAcagaaaatgaataaaatgaaaTACTAACCTTATCCAGATTGAAGTGTCTGGTTTCACTGCAGTGATTCTTTATATAGAACAAAGCTTTGTTTCATCTGAAATGACTAAACATGACTTGATCTGTTCTTAAAAGTTCACAGTGTGGTTTAGTGtatgccaacttttttttttttttttttttttttggtcaggtaCCTATGGTGTTGTATATAAGGGTCGACACAAATCCACAGGCCAGGTGGTTGCCATGAAGAAAATTCGACTAGAAAGTGAGGAAGAAGGTGTTCCCAGTACAGCAATCAGGGAAATTTCTTTACTAAAAGAGCTACACCATCCCAATATAGTCTGGTATGCATGCAATATTCTCAGATTTAAGCCAATTTCTCTGTTGGGAAGGactccctctctcttcccatgTCAAATATGATTACTAAACACTCTAGTGAAAGAGGAGGGTCTTGCTTTTGCTTCAGACTGAATTTCTCATAGCTACAAATCTTCCATACAGCCCCCgataattttttttcctctgcacGTCCTTATTACTTAGTGTCTTTctgctcttcttccccctccctcctccacccaccaCTTTGGGAATCTTCCAAGATTCTCATTTGTCACTTTGGAAACTCTACAGCATAGCTATCCTTTTTCCAGATGAAGAGAAATGGAAATCaactagatgaaattcaatatggacaagTGTAAAGTATTTCACATAAgaaggaaaactcaaatgcacaactacaaaacagggaataactggctaaatGGTAGTACTGCTGccaaggatctaggggttatagtggatcacagattgaacAAGTCAACtatatgatgcagttgcaaaaaaggctaatattctggggtgtattaacaggagtgtcatatgtaagacacaggacgTAATTGTCCTGCTTTACTTGGCACTGGggaagcctcagctggaatattacGCCCAGTTCttggtgccacattttaggaaagatgtggacaaattggaaagagtctagagaagagcaacaaaaaattataaaaggtttagaaaatcggACCTATAAAGAAAAGTTAAAAttaggcattttttttttcctttgggtgGGGAACTGAATGGGAACCTGAAATCTTCAAATATGGTAAGGGTTGTTACAAACAtgatagtgatcaattgttctccatgcctactgaaagtaggacaagaagtaattggcttaatcttcATCAAGGGAGACTTTTAGGTTTggtattaggaaaaagttttatAACTATTagtatagttaagcactggaataggcttccaagggagacccgtggaatccccatcattggaggtttctaagaataggttagacaaacacctgtcagggtgtTTGATCCTACTTCAGTGCAAAGTGCTGAACTAGATGAACTTTTGAGGtcccaaccctacatttctatgatttttatgGCTCCCTTCTGGAATCCGTTTATGCTGCCTTTCTTCAGTGAGCCATGAGGATCACCTGCTACTTCAAAACTGCAAGTAACTTACCTAACCCTAGTGACTGACCACTAACGTGGTTTTGCTTGAGTCCTGGCTGTCTGAagggtttgctttgtttttgcagCAGATATTCTAGCATATATAGCTGTTTGATGGTGCACTTTCAAAATTAGTACAAATCTGAGAGTTGTAATTAAAATATTGGGTATTGGAAATCTTTGAATTTATAGTAGAATTGCTTGACCTTAGTAAACCATTTAATATATTTTGCCTCTAAAATATTCACCTCATAGGGTATACAGATCCTATTTGGCTTAACTGGGGCTTTAGTTGATAGATATGCTCACCAGTTAAGAttaaagatgtctttttgtcttgTGTGTGGGTTCAAATCACAATCCACATTGTGTGTTCTTATTTTTGAAGAGGAGCATAAAAAACGCTAAATTACAAGTTCTATTTTAGGTTCTAATCTTTCATCGAGCTGTCTTTTGGAGCCCCACTGAAATAGGAGTCTGTTTCTGTAGAGCTCAGGGAGATTGGGCCCATAATATAGTAATTTAGGCATTGATCAAACTCCTACAGAAGTAATtttcttcagtggaagttggataGGGCCTTTACTTATTTTCAAAAGTTGCACTATCTACTACcttgtttctcatttttaaaaagagagacacTCAAAGGACAGGGATCTGCTTCTCTCTGCTTCCCAGAATCTTTTTCTGGATGACGTTAGAGCACTATTTTCTCCTGCCTAGAAGACTGAATTCTTAATTTCATGTTGGCCTGGCACTACCAGTTTCATTAATAATTTCACATGTGCCTGATCTCCCAAACTGCACTGAATCTCATTGCTTGAGACTGCAGAGAGGCTAAATAACCCTGATTTGTGCCAGCTCAGATGAAAGCCAAGTGACTTTGTGACAATGTGGAGGAAAAGCCTCAGAGCTTGGAATTGCTTAGCATTTCCCCAGCTGAGATTCTTGGAAAAGTGCTTGAGAAGTAATGTCAGCTTGCATCTGTGTAAGGCATTCAGGGGAGGTATAGTAGTGAGTTAATGTATCATAGATATATTTTTCATTAGTCTTCAGGATGTGCTTATGCAAGATTCAAGACTGTACCTCATCTTTGAATTCCTTTCTATGGATCTCAAAAAATATTTGGACTCTATTCCATCTGGCCAGTATGTAGATTCCATGCTTGTTAAGGTAAGGAGTCAATATAGTAACTGTCACTATAAACTTCCGCTTGTATTTTAAAGATATATATGGAAAGAGCACGTTATCTGtcgtttgtttctttgttttttgtttaaataatactTCAAACTACATGACTGCTTTTGATGTTTCTTTCCTTTCACTCCTGAGGAGGGGAGACTCGGGAACAATTTGCTGGTATCATTAAGGAGTGGACCTTCTGAATCTTAAATCTGACACTCTTTGTCTAGTGTACTGTCAAATTTTTTTAGATGTATTTCAAAGCATAAAAATGACTTAGTTCTAATACAAGCATTTTAATAATAAACATCTCTTACATATCTTTTTTGCCTTGATCATAACAATGTTGCCTTCATGAAGAGAATTTTGTAAAGTTTACTTACTGTTTTCAACGTTATGGCTCTTAACTGACCATTTCTATAGTGTGTCAACTCTAGTGGCAGATCTGACATTAGCAAATATGCAGAACAGTAGTTTGCAGTAAAGGTAATTTAAAAATTTTCCCTTCTCTTATTTCACTCATACAGAGTTACCTGTATCAAATCTTGCAAGGTATTGTATTCTGTCATTCAAGAAGGGTTCTGCACAGAGATTTAAAGCCTCAAAACTTGTTAATAGATGATAAAGGAGTAATTAAATTAGCAGATTTTGGACTGGCCCGAGCCTTTGGGATCCCTGTCCGGGTATATACACATGAGGTAAGTGAATTGCAGTGGCTTTTTTTCCATAACTGACACAACTAAGGCTTGTAGGCACTGTGATAATAAATAACTCACATTCCAGTTCATGAATAGTTTCTTTGAGGAAATGCTAACTACTAATATGAAGTAGCTAAAAAGATACTGTCAACTAAGAAAATCATTATTCTGAAAACTTTATCttaaaattacatttcaaaaAGATTACTATAACAGTGAGACTACTTTTTCAATTTcaatttgtgcatttgacagtggTAGCTTCACTGTAGTCATGTCTCTTTTTTACTCTGATAGACACGTTTTGGTAAGTGTGACAACAGTGTGGTTGTAATACCACAAatggtgggggtgagggatgaaTCTTGAGAGTAGGTGGTACTATAACTTTTAAACTGACTTTTTCAAGTTTATTATGTCCAGTTACCGTGAGGTGCTTTGAACTACAACacctaaaaaaaatcaatgggattctaCCACGGATCACAACGAACATACAGAGTTTGACTATTTCTGTCAAAATGCTAACAAAAATACTTAAATCTGTTTGTTCCTTGCTGATAAACATGCAAATATATCCACTCCTCAAAGAGAGCAGGATGTAATTATTGCAGATATTGATTTATTTGGAATAGCACTAAGTTCCACTTGTTGTAGTTTAGTTGGCAACAGTTCtggttatattttattaaaaattaatatatttggaaCAATTTTCCCTCTGGAAGATGAGGAGCCATACTTTTGTACAACAAGCTGTAAGATTTAATGCAACTATAAATTACAAATAAGAATTTCCTTGTGCAATAGGTAGTGACACTGTGGTATAGATCTCCAGAGGTGTTGCTAGGATCTGCTCGTTATTCAACTCCTGTAGATATCTGGAGCATTGGTACCATATTTGCTGAAATTGCAACTAAGAAACCACTCTTTCATGGAGACTCTGAAATTGATCAACTCTTCAGAATCTTCAGGTATTTAACACTAAATCTTTAAAATCTTTGCTAAATACATAGCACAAAGAATGCTTTATGAAGCTATACTCTGCACTAACATTCTAATAATGCATTACAATTGCTCGAATACAAATTATCAGCTCATTGCTTATTCTTGTGTAGAGCTTTAGGGACACCCAACAATGAGGTGTGGCCCGAAGTGGAATCCTTGCAAGACTATAAGAACACATTCCCCAAGTGGAAACCTGGCAGTCTGGCGTCTCATGTCAAAAACTTAGATGAAGATGGACTAGATTTACTCTCTGTAAGTGGCTTtttcttcaaagttttttcttaagGAGGCTATTGGGGGTTAAAAGTACCTGGTGTCTTCTAAGGTATCTAAAACCAACTTAATCCAGCTTGGTACAACTATAATGCAAAGGTGCTCAAACTCTGCAATAATAAGGGACATGCAGGCAGCTTGCTAGGAGTTTAGTGTGCCTAATTAGCACACTTTGCTATTCATCAAAGAAGCAGAATGGATAGCAAACTTTGGTCTCTGGACTATTAAAATAATCTCTTGATCTCACCTTCATAGCTATCGGTAAGCAGGAGGGCAGCCAGAGCTTGTTTTATATTAGTGACTCAGAGACAACTTAAACCTGAAGTTTTAAATACTTCCGGGTTGTACATTGAATTCCTAGTTTCTTGGCCAAATTACAGTTTGTTATAGCATTCTATTTATCTTGAGTCATCCTTTAGCTTGGACTTTTCTGAATAAGATCTATTGAGTGTTTTGTTTGCACCCTTACCTCTGGGCCAAAAGATTCAGCTTCTCTGCCATGTTTGGACTTGTTCAGTTCTTTACACAACAAGAGGAATTCATAGCCACCTTGTGTTCTGATCTTGCAAATTATGCTGGGGCCACCCTGCTCATTACTTGGATGGTAATCAGGTGTGTTTAACGAGCGATGTACCTGCTGATGGAACTTTTAAAGTTATATTGAACCAATATTTGGTTTGTGGAATTGTACTGCTGGAAttacggctttttttttttttttttttttccttaaggaAACTTCAAAACCATTTGTACATTTCGAAACCAATTCCTCAGTCTGTCATACTTAAAACTGCAAGCCCAACCCTTCCCCATCCTTTACAATCTGTAAAAGACTGGCTTATTCTCTTGGGGAGAATGGGGGGAAGACTCCTGCCTTTTTCTACTTTTTCATATGGAAAATATCAGGTTCTCATTTGCCTCTTTGGAGGGCCTTAGCAAAATCTTTAGAAATCAATAATGATGTAACCTAGGATTCTTGGACAATTTTAGTAAACTTGGCATCCTTTATTCTCTTAGTGGGGATGAAAGGCTGCAGCTCAGGTTGCAGCCCTGTGTGATGTAACTATTCATAGCCTCCTGGGATTTTTCTCCCTCTAACAAAGAAGGGAGGGAAGACCTGCATTTCAAATGGCGGGGGAGGGAACCAAGTGCCAACTTTTTCCTGAAGCTTGAGACATTGATCTTAATACCTCTGTGGAACAGTAAAGGTGAAACAAACTTTGTTTCACGGGACTTGGCAGTGGTAGTGTGTAGTTCTCCTACAAATCCCTACTATAGATTCGCTGCACCAGTATAGCTTAAATTGATATGAAGTCCTTGGTCTTCCCTCACTTTTTTTTTAGGATGACTTGTGAGCACAAAAACATTAAATGAAAGAGCAAGGGTGATGAATCTTTAACAAGGGCTT carries:
- the CDK1 gene encoding cyclin-dependent kinase 1, yielding MDDYTKIEKIGEGTYGVVYKGRHKSTGQVVAMKKIRLESEEEGVPSTAIREISLLKELHHPNIVCLQDVLMQDSRLYLIFEFLSMDLKKYLDSIPSGQYVDSMLVKSYLYQILQGIVFCHSRRVLHRDLKPQNLLIDDKGVIKLADFGLARAFGIPVRVYTHEVVTLWYRSPEVLLGSARYSTPVDIWSIGTIFAEIATKKPLFHGDSEIDQLFRIFRALGTPNNEVWPEVESLQDYKNTFPKWKPGSLASHVKNLDEDGLDLLSKMLIYDPAKRISGKMALNHPYFDDLDKSNLPANQIKKF